The genomic stretch ttttttacaaactttagTGATAAACAAGATTTTtctccaaacaaaaatataattatcaCTTTTAGTTACAGGAAAACTTTTATAATTGCAGTTCATTCATTTGCTCCAATAACATGTAATCTGCCACCTGTAACTGcatattttcaaatttattaaatattattaatcattcataaataataatgtttctCAATTTTTATTCTGCCACTCTAGATTAGTCATGGCTTCTTACccccaaaatgtgtccaaatttGAGCCACAGACTCAATTTTAATAACTtgtaataggctctgtgcacacacCAGGTAATCTCACTGTcggcgtcactacttcctgtccatttGTATCTTTATgaagtttttgcagagtcacgctaaaatgaataaatacttatAAAGATTGTGTTAAATACTTCACAAATGAGGTGAATACTTTACTGATGTTTAGGAAAATGGGTCTTTTTTgtcttaatgttaattttaatgctaatttgtGTGTTACTGTGCACTGAGCCTCTTGAATAAGATGCACGATAATGTCACTTTCAACCAATACGATTAACAATAATCTAAAGATGTGTGTCATCGATAACCGATAAAGTAAAACCgataatacattttcatttaaccTGAATTTAAAGaggtaaaatgtttaaatatttgtttaagtTTATAGGTCTAAATGTCACTGAAGCAGACCATGTAATACATATAAAGCACAAGTAACAGAAGTAACAGAAGTATTGGGTTGAAGCAGCTCATAAGCTCAGTATAACTTAACTATACACTACCTATGTCTTAGTAATGTTTCATATAGGCCTTCATTTCTTCTTGCCACAttgtaaatgctgttttataatgttattttcctTATTCTTCACAGTATGCTTCAGATAAGCCATATTCCATAATCTGTGGGTTTCATGCTTTGTGCAGCACAGAGGGGCCCAGAGCACGGTGGCTGTTCTTTTAATATGAGATGGACATATATCTGAGTGACACAAATTCAAAGTTGCCACTGTGTATTGCAAATATAGACAGTGAATAAAATGTtagcagagagaggcagatgCAGATAGTCCTATATGTCCTTGTATAGTCCAGGCACATCAGCCCCATAGATTTGTGTCAAGCTACAGCACTAATGCACAGACTGTCACAGTCTCAGCTGCCTCGTGTTTTCACTCGCTGTGGTGAAAACTTATAGATAACTTGTTAGATCTAATATGAGACTTCCTTCAAACATAAAAGAAGCCCATACATGTAAACAtgtgtcctctgctctctgtctcCGCTCTGGGGCTGCTCCTGCCGcatatacagtgtatgtgtgACTAGAGCAGGATGAGGAGCCGGGGCTCAGAGTGAATGCTCTGAGGGACAAAACCTCTGAGGAAAAGTGGTTGAATCAGTGTATTTTGGGTTCATAATTATCGGATTAAATTATCTGTGAAAAATATGATCAGAATTATCAGAGTGACCTCATAATTGCCATTATTGGTGACAGATATTTTCGTGCATCCCTActtcaaatgaaagaaaattatatCGAATGTAGCTTTTCCAAATATATATCCAAATGCCTCCTCAAAACCTACTGAAATGAATGCACATGAACAAAACGTGGCTACAATCTGACTGGCAACTTGGGTTCTTTTTAAAGACAACACAACAGGAGATGTATTTATCTTGTTGACATTTTTCAGCTGCAAGCTGCACACTCGTCTCCCTCatgtttccttctcacattccTTTTGGTTTTCTTCTCGGAGCGACCTGCCAGGTCTGTCAGGCTGACCATGTGACACCACCAGTGACTGTTCTGAGAATGGCTCGCAGCTAGCAGCCGAAGCATGTCAACAAGGTAAATACATCTCCAACTGTATCGTCTTTAAAAAGAACCCAAGTTTCTCATGtataaaagacaaaatgaaagctTTTGGATTACAATCTGACTGAGCGGTTAAAGCAACACATGAGATGCTGGTGACGCAGTGGGCAGTGTGGGGACGTGGCAGTGACATGGGGCTAGCTGATTGGTGGTGGGTGTGGCGAGGTCAGGGGCATATGGGGGCGGAGCTCACAGGTTGACTAGGTGTAGGTCCGAGGCGGAGAAATGCGGGCACAGGGCTGCATCAGGGTTCTGCAGCTGCCTCACCATCTTCCTGTGGAACTTGGAGCGCACACGGTTAAACTCCATGATGTCATTTGGGTCCTCCTCCACCCAGAAGCCATGGAACTCCTGCATGAGGTAGCCTTCAGCGCACatgtcagagaggagagaggacaacTGTCAGAAAATACACTACTAATAATGTACTGTAGTGTATCaagagaaaaacatgcatttcaaCAGACTAAAGATGGagattagcctttggctataattcagtgtgtttacattcatgttgtatcatgtctgtccaTTAACAGGCATTATCCCaatcaaatacataaacaaataaaatggcaGTTTTAGATACTGTATTGTAATGTTGTCACAATGGAAACATTTCATCTTGTAATGTCACAAGGTCAAATTGGTGTGCCCATtggtgatttatgttttttcaagtGGGTGCTCAGTGCATAAGCATCCCCCACACGCGCAGACACGCAcacatatttcactttttcacttGTTTCTTGTGCCCTCCCCTTTCATAGCAGCAGACCCGCACTGGGCTTTCACTGATCTTGTCAGAGGgaatctcagaagctaagcaggtgtgggcctggttagtacttgcaTGGGAGACCACTGGAGTACCACATGCCACTGTGGGGTGCCAGTGCcaaaactgctgttgtgtcctaaatgtttattttaactgtTACATCTTCATTTATTGGCTGCTCGCTTAGCTaaacaatgacaaaaatgtaaactcTCTGGCTTTGCATCTGTCTAACATGGTAGCCATATTGGGACGTCATCCATTGCTGTTGGCTCCTGACAAGCCTTTATGTGGCTTCTATCATTTCTCTGATCACGACTGGGCAGGACTCACAGAAGGTTTGCTGGAAATGCTGCAGGCTGGCCATCTCTGGAGCCACGTTGTACAGGTGAGTCTTCAGAGCTCCACTCAGCAGCAGGGAGTAGGCCAGCTCTGTGATGTTTATGCCCACGATGGCAAACGAATACCTGCCACAGACACAAGtgtggagagagacacaggtggaggagggaaggaagagacAACTTAGTAAGACAAACTTTAATCtttgtatgtaagattttgattttaaattccataaacatgacctgtatgctcagatacaaggtaaatgtaaaaatgtaatgatgatttattattatttacaaaaacattggacatgatagcCAAGTTGTGTAAGACAATTATCACGTCAGAAAGGAGAATGAGCctcatgagtctctcatttggtttggttctgtgcTTTcgcatgaggcatggcctgtctatatactgagaatgagaaaaacctgCATGTGTCTTCTATTTGCAGGTTAAGTCACTGGCAACataggttcagttgtgattgtagcaccttttttaaaagtgcagatacagacatacagttcctttaagggtcctatattacacaaaatggattcttgtgagctagAAGACATATTAGaatgttcctcatcaaaaacatacacggcgttgtgttttgtttcattcacacatgtttgagcagtcctttattattagtctgtacatctccaaagctcaaaatgctctgttccatcttgtaagatagttttcaagttatttcagggcagaaatcatccaaatgattctagtgaagatgtatgtagtttaaaaacacagtggagcacttcctgtattaccccatgacatcaccaggtggaacagagtgttttcccctgcagggtttgtgagttaaacatgtgtgaatggaacaaaacataactccaggtctgtttgtgatgaggaaacaacattataacatagatcataatttagtgtaatatgggcctgtTAAGTGTATGTTATTGCAGTGTCTCTGTCTTACCCAATGgctttgtctctgctcctctgctcccacTCGGCCTGGTCCATCTCACTGTGACAGACACATACTTAAAAGTCCATTTCTCCAAAAGCAAATAAGAGCAGTTTAAGTCCACAGATTTTAGTTTAGGTTTATTTCTCATGGCAGTTAGAGTCCACATGGAGGCGCTGTTGTGTTAGTAAAATGGGCCTTAAATAGTGTAATGGAATGAAGAGATCCTCTTATGCTCCTGTCTACTTTTACAATCAGGACCCACAGGTGAATATATCAAACATGTAAGGAGAGCAAGTCCAGAACAATGTTTGTCACTGTCAGAATTGTAAAAGGTTGGAGCAAATATATAATACTAAATGTACTTCAGTACTTACAGTTAGAAGGACCTGTACCTTGTCAAAAATGATTTAGTACTTATGCTATTACTAGTATCAATACTGCTGATAAAATATAcctctaccactactactgctactgctactgctactactactgtctactattactgctgccaCATCAAGGTAAAAACTTACTTAGTAGAGACTTAAACATTTTGTGACTGGGTTTCAGATCTTACATTTCTGATTTGGAAGAGTGTATTCTGACACAGCTCTACCTAATGTGACAGTATGGAGAAAAAGTAACTGAGCAGTTTAAAACTGCATAgttttaatatataatatattttcacaGCAATATTACAAGTCAAAGGAAATTATgaattaaaggctctgtacccaatttttcccatgttgttgggcaaaatgtgtcttgccccagtaccgACATACTGCATAAGCAGTATacaaataagtctgctgtgtactgctattgttatattgttatcttgacagcaaaactctgctctggtctctgaaagttgtgaaaagatgTTATAAAATCATGACTTTGAATAATTAGTTTGCTCTGAAAGTACAAGGTAAATAAGGAATAACTAGACTACTGCAAACggttaaaatgaagtagttcagtttttcaggtacagtgcctttaaatctGAAATGACTGAACACATAGATTTGACATTTGGGGTAAAATAGTGCAGAAAACCAATTCAAAAGGCTTACTTACAatttgttaccactgtgcaacTATCCAAATattagaggtgggtagtactcagttacatttactcatttttaaagaaattacttTTCATTATACTAGCAGCATTATTTTACTCcaacttgagtcatattttgcctTTCCCACTGGTAgtaaggtcgttttcacactgccactagttaggtCGACATAAAAGAGCATTTGCTCCAGGGCAGTGTGCTTGTTCcggtgtgaacccaacagtcgCCCTCTGGACTGCAGTAAACAGCCGGTCTGAGAGCCCTTGAAACAGGAGCGGGGCAAGTATGGTGTGAATGCAGCCGACCTCGGGCCGACCTACTTAGTCCACTATGACAGTAAAAATGCTTGGAACTGGGCAAAAAAGCAATCAGatcatgtatattttttgtacGAATGGGCGCTGCAGTTTGACAAGTTTGTCTGACGACGCAATTTGTACCAACTTAATATAGGCGACAGTCtcctcgtgtctctgtgtgcgctGGTGAACTTGGGTCAGTCTGCGCAAATGAGTCTGgatctgtctgtgtgttgttcaaAAAGATTTTTCTCCTCTGCCACCGTGTATTTAGCTACAGGTGAAAGAAAGGACCAACCCTACAGGTGAAGCGAGGGTCTGCATGTACAGTGGGCGCAGTCTCTTGAAGCACATTGTCACAGAAACAAGTTTggtgatcagctgatggactctcatgTGGTTAATGGTTTGATTGGGGTGAATGAGGCtcggtgtatgtgaacaaggccgAACCAAAAgtaacagaactaaatctagtgtgcaTTAGGGTTGGTCCAGAGAGGGCACTAACGTGTGAAAATGACTTAAGTCTACAAGAGACAAAGCTTATGAAAtgattgatttgaacatttgtgtttctttccttgctccttcaaatatgacttagttttttcttgtttttgtgtccATCCTTTGATAGACATAAATTTGTGTCTATCAAATTGTCTATCACAATATTTTGTGCATCATTaaagttttgtccttccaattgcATGaagtttaaattataaatcagctGTTAGGTCACGACAGTTACTCTTTGAGTTACTCTTACATGAGTAGCAGTtatcccaaatacttttttactcttatttgagtaatttcttgcaCCGCTACTTTGTAATTCTActtgtgtaatattattttgaagtaagctTACTCTTACTCTAGTAAATGTTTTatctactctacccacctctaccaaacacacacatgcacaacattATTGCTGAAGTGAATCCGTGCAGATGATGTGAGTGCAGTACCtgtgcctggtggccgggctcCTACAGCACCACAGCCCACACAAAGACAGAAGCaggcacagcagcagcagcgatgAAGGTGAGGTGAGACAGACAGCACAGGTCCCTGTCAGATGAGCGTACAATATAGAGCCGTGCACATATTATCCCCCAGCTAAGGCGTGAGTGCACACATGAGTGACATGACAGCGGCGGGCGGTGGGGTGACCAGCACGTACTTGTGTTTGGGCTGCAGGGAGTCATTGAGCATCTGGAGAGCCGTGGCCTTGTCGTGTTCAGCAAAGTACCTgaacagaaaggagaagagagaagagcaTCAGTGTGGGGCAAAAAAGCCCATTGAGTCTCCATACAAATATTGACAATGTGAAagtgtttgtgagagctagggGGAAGTTAGATCAATTTAAATTCATACTTAGTTCACGGCTTGAAAACTGGGTATCCCAGCTTGTTTATATGTAAGTGATTTCCaatgtaaaattttaaatatgtgCTAATAATAATACCGTAGCCCTAGATTACACATGGGCAGTGCACTCACAGCAGGTTGCTCAGGCCCAGCAGCCCCATGCCTCTGAAGTCAGTCTTGGGGTCACTACCCTGGAAGCCGATCTCACACCACTGTTTGGAAATCCTCCCAGTCAAAGGGCAGTCGGGACGCAGCTCCTTCCACAGCTGCACACGgacacaacatcaacaggaaCTTAAATGGCATATGACACTCAAGCATGTCTAACATGGCTATTGTTACGAttgtaaaatttcaaactcgatttttaTACTATGGAATAGactccgataccacaatgataataaaaatacaatctttttagacaacagaatatgattttcaacattaaataataatacttttatattatcatgaggctttatatctgtgttcaggtccatgggcatatactagtctatgtggtcttgtgtacactgatacagctcaagaacactctaaagctgttcaggaaaggttcatttctagtGCTGAtaaattagcatctgatttttgatactttggaTAACCCTACATAACAGAGCAACTGAGTTTTACCTTGAGCAGCATGTCCTCGTGCTTTGGGTTGTCGCAGTCGTAGGGCTCTCTGCGGAGCTtctccacctccaccagcaGAGCTCGGTAGCCCACGATTTGCAGCAGACTGGCCTGGAGGGAGATGCCCAGTCTGGGGGAAGACACAGCCACTCAGAGAAACATATATGGGAACATTTGTGTGCATGTGGATAGCCCggtaaaacacaaatattaaacaGAAACCAGACAAACCAGACCACAATAAATCTGTATTCTGACAGTTAAAGAGCAAATTCCATCATAGAATTAtaacctgtcctccagctcaaattTTTAAATGCTTATGACAGGTTGGcaaactcattttactaaaTGTAATTaagaaaattatatattttttgctaaaaaaaagatTATGTATTTCTACCTATATTTTTaggttaatacttttactttctgatTGGAAATTATGACACTAGGGAATTGCATAACTGTTATCTAGCAACCATATtgtacactgggccaaaactcctctaatgtacagagaaattattatttggcataaacaaatacatggaaaaaactcTACTCTGTTGAATTAAAGGCTAAAAAAATGTGCTTCGTGCTTGCAATTTGTATATAACTTTTGGATCCTCTTAGCATGATGTATAtcaattcaatatattttaCTGTACTCTGCTTCCTGGAAATTTTTACATATTGTTCAAGTTTTATTCACAAACTGACatttgactgatgtaaaactataatttagctttacaactttacaaaaaaaaaaaaaaaaaaaaaaaaaaaaaaacctgtaacAAGCACTATTGGCATGTCGTGAATTTTCTTGAATGCAAATTGTTCCCTaattgttacctagcaaccatgctGTAAACAAGTGTCAAAGCTCATCTTATTTACACCATAGTTATTATATGATGCATAAAAATAGCTTAATTTTCTTACATgcttaaactgtcagaaactgtccctgcattttggatgaaatTTTGTGCCTCTCTTGCAccccccttcccctccctctctgtccttctctttctctctgtccttctctttctctctgtgtctctctttgctctgtgtctctctcactGTGGGTTGGTGTCAGGGTTGATCTTCTTCAGAGCCATGATGTCTTCGATGGTCTTCTCCACTCTGTCAGGGTGCACGCTCAGGGCAGACTGCAGCACCTACACATAAGCACTACTTTAGATATCTCTAACAGACATGTGTATTTATGAAGTATTTATGGTGCTCATTAGGTGAGTACAGACAGAAGAATCttagttgatactttgcagctgatgtcgccAATATTTCCTGGgggggtgatgctaactgtgggcactgctttgcctgaaggTCTGTTACTCAATTTAAACTTTAACTGAGCTTAGTTTTAACATGATCAGACCAGAacgaactgacttagctggaactacaacaggtgagcatatttgtgctgttaaacaagtccctctcaaataacactagtcacaagctagctagcattagccaacagttagtCACGCtaaccttttttgttgaaaatctaatttctaaacaggaccatgaacgctggtattgaccacaggctcctcaaaatgtgttgtttaaattcagtttgtatttgagttttcagatatCTAAAAACTTCTTTGGCAGTGattgctaatgtgtgtattgtgtcaccatggtaaatgctaaacattctgccatagacatacatgcagtatccccagtgtgatgtcactgcaaagtatcaatactaatttgaactttttttttttttgcttttttttaatctcaagACATCTACTCATAGTCAAGTTAGGTTTAGGTTCATTAGGTCTTCTGACATAACTATacttatattatgtttttttatgagcaGACAACTGTTTTTTATCATTCCTTGAGAGTTTGGGCTGTGTCGGCTCAGCCGATTTAAACAAATTTTAGCGCCGTCTTCTTACTTGGAGCAGTAGTTGCATTGTTGGATCAGGGGGACCATCCAGATCCAGAAATGTGCCCACCAGACTGTAAATCGGGAGGAAGGGCCTACCAATTCTCTCATACCTGGCATACAGTCCTGAAGaagtaggagtgaagacagCGCTGTCGTCCTACTGCTCCaagtaggaagacagcgccaaaatcAGCTGAGcagacacgtcacagcagcATCACGTGACACTTAGGGCTGTAGACCTTTAGCCCATTAATTGGTaatcatatttaatttcaattttaaggatttatatgggaccaCAAC from Periophthalmus magnuspinnatus isolate fPerMag1 chromosome 14, fPerMag1.2.pri, whole genome shotgun sequence encodes the following:
- the elmod1 gene encoding ELMO domain-containing protein 1, coding for MKHFLRVLYQFLVFLYCKILWRGLKFVMRKLTGRCELQRICYNNKPGARRTLKIESSLRYSKNEVLQSALSVHPDRVEKTIEDIMALKKINPDTNPQLGISLQASLLQIVGYRALLVEVEKLRREPYDCDNPKHEDMLLKLWKELRPDCPLTGRISKQWCEIGFQGSDPKTDFRGMGLLGLSNLLYFAEHDKATALQMLNDSLQPKHNEMDQAEWEQRSRDKAIGYSFAIVGINITELAYSLLLSGALKTHLYNVAPEMASLQHFQQTFCYLMQEFHGFWVEEDPNDIMEFNRVRSKFHRKMVRQLQNPDAALCPHFSASDLHLVNL